One Canis lupus familiaris isolate Mischka breed German Shepherd chromosome 20, alternate assembly UU_Cfam_GSD_1.0, whole genome shotgun sequence genomic region harbors:
- the MAP1S gene encoding microtubule-associated protein 1S, whose product MAAAAAAGPGAALAPSSLLLVVGGECGCSGLLAYVLEELERGIRSWDIDPSICSLDEQLKVFVSRHSATFSSIVKGQRSLHHRGDTLETLVLLNPSDKSLCDELRNLLLDPAPHKLLVLAGPCLEETGELLLQTGGFSPRHFLQVLGDKEIRDLLASSPPPADLPKLTITCPTFGDWAQLAPEVPGLQSALQLQWNPPMQLPASEGLREFLEYVAESLEPPSPFELLEPPASVGFLRLARPCCYIFPGGLGDAAFFAVNGFTVLVNGGSNPKSSFWKLVRHLDRVDAVLVTHAGADSLPGLNSLLRRKLAEREEAAAGGGSGDDRLRRLISPNLGVVFLNARVATSRLVSGEDEAELALSLLARLGITPLTLNRGPLPAEPTVLFQKMGVGRLDMYVLHPPAAGAEHTLASVCALLVWHPAGPTEKVVRVLFPGCTPPARLLDGLVRLQHLGFLREPVVTPQDLAGPRRAESKESVGSRDSLRREGRITALTRSSQERPGVARKDPPRVEGPRRAEKEAKVPREVKKDPKLSAPRTQPREVRRAVSASVNVKKAGAQAAPRPRKAPNVPRPGAPPMENGPHSPPSFRCGEASPPAEVYSSPAPQLVATPSQESSLELGLSPAGEEKTLELLLDAGTPRPHTPSPTGAQQGPTEGSGRLSLSPLRGGEAGPDASPTVTTPSLPAEVGSPHSTEVDESLSVSFEQVLPPPPATASEAGLSLPLRGPRVRRSASPHDVDLCLVSPCEFEHRKAVPMVPAPASPGSSDSSARSQERAGAPGAEETPPTSVSESLPTLSDSDPLPAASGTADSDEDMEGFGVPRRDPLPEPLKFPPPLPTPPSICMVDPEMLPPEQARLTEGLSRTRKSLARPNPSTAAPKATAASTAKTKGLAGGDRASRPLSTRSEPSDKGGRTPLSRKSSVPKTTTRGPPGSAGSRPGGSAAPPGSPVYLDLAYLPSGSSARLVDEEFFRRVRALCYVISGQDQRKEEGMRAVLDALLAGKQQWDRDLQVTLIPTFDSVAMHEWYEETHARHQALGITVLGSNSTVSMQDEAFPACKVEF is encoded by the exons atggcggcggcggcggcggcgggtcccggggctgccctggcgcCGAGCTCGCTGCTGCTCGTGGTGGGCGGCGAGTGCGGGTGCTCGGGGCTGCTTGCCTACGTGCTGGAGGAGCTCGAGCGAG GCATCCGGTCCTGGGACATTGACCCTAGCATTTGCAGCCTTGACGAGCAGCTCAAGGTTTTTGTGTCCCGGCACTCTGCCACCTTCTCCAGCATCGTGAAAG GCCAGCGGAGTTTACACCACCGTGGAGACACCCTGGAGACCCTGGTCCTCCTAAATCCATCAGACAAGTCCCTATGTGATGAG CTCCGGAATCTTCTGCTTGACCCTGCCCCTCACAAGCTGCTGGTGCTGGCTGGGCCCTGCTTGGAAGAGACAGGGGAGCTGCTGCTCCAGACGGGGGGCTTCTCGCCCCGCCACTTCCTCCAGGTCCTAGGGGACAAAGAG ATCCGGGATCTCCTGGCATCCTCGCCCCCACCTGCAGACCTGCCCAAGCTGACTATCACCTGCCCGACCTTTGGTGACTGGGCCCAGCTGGCACCTGAAGTGCCTGGCCTCCAGAGTGCACTCCAGCTGCAATGGAACCCCCCCATGCAGCTGCCGGCGTCTGAGGGCCTACGCGAGTTCCTGGAGTATGTGGCAGAGTCCCTGGAGCCACCATCTCCCTTTGAGCTGCTTGAGCCGCCGGCATCTGTGGGCTTCCTCAGGCTCGCCCGGCCCTGCTGCTACATCTTCCCTGGCGGCCTCGGCGATGCAGCCTTCTTCGCTGTCAATGGCTTCACAGTGCTGGTCAATGGTGGCTCCAACCCCAAGTCGAGCTTTTGGAAGCTGGTGCGGCACCTGGACCGGGTGGATGCTGTGCTGGTGACCCATGCAGGCGCCGACAGCCTCCCAGGCCTCAACAGTCTGCTGCGGCGCAAGCTGGCAGAGCGTGAGGAGGCAGCGGCTGGTGGGGGCTCCGGGGATGACCGGCTGCGCAGGCTTATCTCCCCCAACCTGGGGGTCGTGTTCCTCAATGCCCGCGTGGCCACCTCCCGTCTGGTGAGCGGTGAGGACGAGGCAGAGCTGGCCCTGAGCCTCCTGGCCCGGCTGGGCATTACACCCCTGACTCTGAACCGCGGGCCGCTCCCAGCTGAGCCCACTGTGCTCTTTCAGAAGATGGGCGTGGGCCGGCTCGACATGTATGTACTGCACCCACCTGCTGCTGGAGCTGAGCACACACTGGCCTCCGTGTGCGCCCTGCTAGTGTGGCACCCCGCAGGCCCCACTGAGAAGGTGGTGCGCGTGCTGTTCCCTGGCTGCACACCACCTGCCCGCCTCCTGGATGGCCTGGTCCGCCTGCAGCACTTGGGATTCTTGCGGGAGCCCGTGGTGACTCCCCAGGACTTGGCGGGGCCTCGAAGAGCTGAGAGCAAGGAAAGCGTGGGCTCCCGGGACAGCTTAAGAAGAGAAGGCCGGATAACAGCACTCACCAGGTCTTCCCAGGAGCGCCCTGGAGTGGCCCGGAAGGACCCGCCTCGAGTTGAGGGCCCCCGCAGGGCTGAGAAAGAAGCCAAGGTCCCCCGGGAGGTGAAGAAGGACCCCAAGCTAAGCGCCCCTCGGACCCAGCCCCGGGAGGTACGCCGGGCAGTCTCCGCTTCTGTTAATGTGAAGAAGGCGGGTGCCCAGGCGGCCCCCAGACCCCGCAAAGCACCCAATGTCCcccgcccaggtgccccaccaatgGAGAATGGGCCCCACAGCCCCCCCAGCTTCCGGTGTGGGGAGGCCAGCCCCCCAGCAGAGGTCTATAgttccccagctccccagctggtGGCCACACCCAGCCAGGAGAGCAGCCTGGAGCTGGGGCTGAGCCCAGCCGGGGAGGAGAAGACCCTGGAGCTGCTTTTGGATGCTGGCACACCCCGGCCTCACACACCCTCACCTACTGGAGCCCAGCAGGGCCCAACTGAAGGCAGTGGGCGACTGTCACTGAGCCCGCTGCGCGGCGGGGAGGCTGGGCCAGATGCCTCACCCACAGTGACCACACCCTCGCTGCCAGCTGAGGTAGGCTCCCCACACTCCACAGAGGTAGACGAGTCCCTGTCCGTGTCCTTCGAGCAGGTGCTTCCGCCACCACCTGCCACTGCGAGCGAGGCTGGGCTGAGCCTCCCACTCCGTGGCCCCCGGGTACGGCGATCAGCCTCCCCACATGATGTGGACCTGTGCCTGGTGTCACCTTGCGAGTTTGAGCACCGAAAGGCTGTGCCCATGGTGCCAGCACCCGCATCCCCCGGCAGCTCAGATAGCAGTGCTCGGTCCCAGGAGCGGGCAGGCGCTCCAGGGGCCGAGGAGACGCCACCCACATCTGTCAGTGAGTCCCTGCCCACCCTGTCTGACTCAGACCCCCTGCCTGCCGCCTCTGGCACCGCGGACTCAGATGAGGACATGGAGGGCTTTGGGGTCCCTCGCCGTGACCCGCTGCCCGAGCCTCTCAAGTTCCCCCCACCgctgcccaccccacccagcaTATGCATGGTGGACCCTGAGATGCTGCCCCCTGAGCAGGCACGGCTGACAGAGGGCCTCAGCCGCACCCGGAAGTCCCTGGCTCGCCCCAACCCCAGCACTGCTGCTCCCAAAGCCACTGCAGCGAGCACTGCCAAAACCAAGGGACTGGCTGGTGGAGACAGGGCCAGTCGGCCGCTCAGCACCCGGAGTGAGCCCAGTGACAAGGGAGGTCGGACACCTCTGTCCAGAAAGTCCTCAGTCCCCAAGACGACCACTCGGGGCCCACCTG GGTCAGCTGGCAGCCGGCCAGGTGGGTCAGCAGCCCCTCCAGGGTCCCCCGTCTACCTTGACCTGGCCTATCTGCCCAGCGGGAGCAGTGCCCGGCTAGTGGACGAGGAATTCTTCCGGCGGGTGCGTGCACTCTGCTATGTCATCAGTGGCCAGGACCAGCGCAAGGAAGAGGGTATGCGGGCCGTCCTGGATGCACTACTTGCGGGCAAGCAGCAGTGGGACCGTGACCTCCAG GTGACCCTGATCCCCACCTTCGATTCAGTGGCAATGCACGAGTGGTACGAGGAGACTCATGCTCGGCACCAGGCGCTGGGCATCACCGTGCTGGGCAGCAATAGCACCGTGTCCATGCAGGACGAGGCCTTCCCCGCCT